Proteins encoded together in one Nostoc sp. PCC 7524 window:
- a CDS encoding LysR family transcriptional regulator: MGLIDLSGIDLNLLVAFEVLFEEKSVTAAATRLYLGQPAMSAALGRLRALFQDDLFIRIGREMHPTAKALLIAPNIKAALQQIRQTLEANQTFDSTTSKGTFTIGSSDYTSYVVMPKLLEICHKIAPNIDFRLIGFAKDCVGELLEQREIDLALGVFQNPPRQTMQMPLFSERFVGICRRGHPVITQNVITPEIFANLLHALFTIRQDEVGEIDKVLSQYNLQRRIVLTTPHLLLLPAIISSSDLVATVPSRLVAPKAYLGSLEIFQLPVQTQPWMISMLWSKLTDQDQAICWLRQMLKSVCEEI, encoded by the coding sequence ATGGGATTAATAGATTTATCTGGCATTGATCTGAACCTGCTTGTTGCCTTTGAAGTGCTTTTTGAAGAAAAGAGTGTGACAGCAGCAGCAACACGATTGTATTTAGGGCAACCAGCTATGAGTGCGGCACTAGGAAGGTTACGCGCACTATTCCAAGATGATTTGTTTATCCGAATTGGCAGAGAAATGCACCCCACTGCAAAAGCACTCTTAATTGCTCCTAATATCAAAGCCGCCTTACAACAAATTCGGCAGACATTAGAAGCTAATCAAACTTTTGACTCAACTACTTCTAAAGGCACTTTTACAATTGGCAGTTCAGATTACACCAGCTATGTCGTGATGCCCAAACTTTTGGAAATCTGTCATAAAATTGCACCAAACATTGATTTTCGTTTGATTGGTTTTGCCAAAGACTGTGTAGGAGAACTACTAGAGCAAAGAGAAATTGATCTAGCCTTGGGTGTTTTCCAAAATCCACCCAGACAAACAATGCAGATGCCCTTATTTTCAGAACGCTTTGTCGGCATTTGTCGTCGTGGGCATCCCGTGATTACTCAAAATGTGATTACACCAGAAATTTTCGCTAATCTTCTCCATGCTCTTTTCACTATCAGACAAGATGAAGTGGGTGAAATCGACAAAGTGCTGTCTCAATACAATCTCCAGCGTCGCATTGTTTTGACGACTCCTCATTTACTACTACTACCAGCAATTATTTCATCCAGTGACTTGGTTGCTACTGTTCCATCACGATTGGTAGCACCCAAGGCTTATCTTGGCTCATTAGAAATTTTTCAACTTCCTGTACAAACACAACCGTGGATGATTTCAATGTTGTGGAGCAAACTTACAGATCAGGATCAGGCAATTTGTTGGTTACGACAGATGCTCAAAAGCGTTTGTGAGGAAATTTAA
- a CDS encoding SDR family NAD(P)-dependent oxidoreductase: MTHQTKIAVVTGSNRGLGYAISRKLSQIGIHVVLTSRNETDGVAAKQQLSSEGLDVNYHLLDVTSNTSVTEFTQWLRQTYGKLDILVNNAGINPTAKPEESSLLTVQLETMQATFNTNVLAVLRISQALIPLMKANHYGRIVNVSTEMASLSNITSDYYPLAPSYRLSKIGVNGLTGLRQKSSPNVTQTSFVSSKHVTI, from the coding sequence ATGACACATCAAACAAAGATTGCTGTAGTCACAGGCAGTAATCGCGGATTAGGATATGCTATTTCCCGGAAATTATCTCAAATTGGCATTCACGTTGTTTTGACGAGTCGAAATGAAACAGACGGTGTTGCTGCCAAGCAGCAGTTATCTAGTGAAGGGCTTGATGTGAACTATCATTTGCTAGATGTAACTAGTAATACTAGCGTGACAGAGTTTACGCAATGGCTACGGCAAACCTATGGTAAGTTAGATATTTTGGTGAACAATGCAGGCATTAATCCCACAGCCAAGCCGGAAGAATCTAGCTTATTAACTGTTCAGTTAGAAACGATGCAAGCTACATTTAACACCAATGTTCTGGCGGTACTGAGAATTTCTCAAGCTTTAATACCATTAATGAAAGCTAACCACTACGGTCGCATCGTCAATGTTTCCACCGAAATGGCATCTCTCAGTAATATCACTAGCGACTATTACCCCCTAGCTCCTTCCTATAGACTTTCCAAAATCGGGGTAAACGGGCTAACGGGACTTAGACAAAAATCAAGCCCAAATGTAACCCAAACTAGCTTTGTAAGCAGCAAACACGTCACGATTTAA